The following coding sequences lie in one Musa acuminata AAA Group cultivar baxijiao chromosome BXJ3-1, Cavendish_Baxijiao_AAA, whole genome shotgun sequence genomic window:
- the LOC135628251 gene encoding uncharacterized protein LOC135628251 isoform X3, translating into MLWRWIFLCYGRKKREIFQDLAPLLWNAYGTIAALLQEIVSIYPFLSPPTLSPGASNRVCNALALLQCVASHPDTRILFLNAHIPLYLYPFLNTTSKTKPFEYLRLTSLGVIGALVKVDDTEVISFLLQTEIIPLCLRTMEMGSELSKTVATFIVQKILLDDVGLRYICATAERFYAVGQVLGSMVTSLAEQPSARLLKHIIRCYLRLSEHPRACGSLNNCLPNMLKDGSFNNYIDDPTTRHWLQQLLHNVGGINRVANLQGGLDHIIGS; encoded by the exons ATGTTGTGGCGATGGATATTCTTGTGCTACGGTAGAAAG AAGAGAGAGATATTTCAAGATTTGGCTCCTTTGTTATGGAACGCATATGGGACAATTGCAGCACTCCTCCAA GAGATAGTTTCTATATACCCTTTTCTTTCACCTCCAACTTTATCACCAGGTGCATCAAATAGAGTCTGCAATGCTCTTGCCCTTCTTCAG TGTGTAGCATCACATCCTGATACACGAATTCTTTTCCTAAATG CACACATCCCTTTGTATTTGTATCCCTTTTTGAATACCACTAGTAAGACAAAGCCATTTGAGTATTTAAGATTGACCAGCCTGGGGGTTATTGGCGCCCTTGTAAAG GTTGATGACACGGAGGTAATTAGTTTTCTTCTTCAAACAGAAATAATTCCTTTGTGCCTGCGCACGATGGAGATGGGTAGTGAACTTTCAAAGACG GTTGCGACCTTTATTGTTCAAAAGATATTGTTGGATGATGTTGGGCTTCGGTACATTTGTGCTACCGCAGAACGTTTTTATGCTGTAGGTCAAGTGCTTGGATCCATGGTCACATCACTTGCTGAACAGCCATCTGCGAGACTCCTGAAGCATATAATTCGTTGTTACTTAAGGCTTTCGGAGCACCCAAG GGCATGTGGAAGTTTGAACAACTGTCTTCCCAATATGCTAAAAGACGGATCTTTTAACAATTATATT GATGATCCTACAACTCGGCACTGGCTGCAGCAGCTACTACACAATGTTGGTGGCATAAATCGGGTAGCCAATCTTCAGGGTGGACTCGATCATATTATCGGAAGTTAG
- the LOC103998227 gene encoding uncharacterized protein LOC103998227, which produces MEGGPGSSSSPPIMQDVHSDSLVSGNSGGDGSPLVARLRKLLFRRMLVGVSDGRFFLGVFHCIDKQGNIILQDAVEYRSVRQSSSSPMEQRCLGLILIPARCRSSCHVECSIDEQMSLLSLNK; this is translated from the coding sequence ATGGAAGGAGGACCAGGATCATCCTCGAGTCCTCCAATCATGCAAGATGTCCACTCTGACTCATTAGTGTCAGGGAACTCTGGTGGTGATGGCTCACCATTAGTGGCACGTTTAAGGAAACTTCTCTTTCGTCGGATGCTTGTGGGGGTCAGTGATGGacggttctttttgggtgtatttCATTGTATTGACAAACAAGGCAACATCATCCTTCAGGATGCTGTGGAGTATCGTAGCGTTCGCCAGTCTTCTTCATCACCAATGGAACAGCGATGTCTTGGGCTTATCCTGATTCCTGCCAGGTGCCGATCTTCTTGCCATGTAGAATGCTCCATAGATGAGCAGATGTCGCTCCTATCACTTAATAAATGA
- the LOC103998199 gene encoding F-box/WD-40 repeat-containing protein At5g21040-like translates to MALEWRAREESSPKKLVASPWDDEAPLAGVTSQASCAASRPKCSKKSSSLVTPKKGDSKFGSATADNSTPNGQLRSFTDLPATLLSEILQRLDADELGLVSCVSPLLNSIASDHCGWKGFYCERWGSPPGVDVPAGPGFRDQRFWKELFVEREFRSKSFMGRFSIDVLHGHTEAVRAVFLLQTAKLIFTGGYDSVIRMWDMEEGLSVAVSRPLGCTIRAIAADSELLVAGGTDAFLQCWRAIKGHPHLFDIAGFSVNQNPSFRLWGHEGPVTCLALDSIRIYSGSWDMSVRVWDRAHCKCLKILRHEDWVWSLSPRHGTVASTAGRDAYVWDTDSGCLRTVIHNSHVGNAYSLTRSRLGDLLFTGGEDGAIHMFEIGRNCNVEDVKPSATWVPHTGAVHSLSFEFPWVVSSSSDGRVALIDVRKLLKSGRSQSPRQHSKTRFSASDAVEAPRRMLHGFGCNLFSVDIGADRIVCGGEEGIVRIWNFSQALEIAKRVEALRSVRLENRLRQRKAHIKMGGNGARSDQCSVAAKRNQLNGEHTGIWHGKRNMSSCGKLKA, encoded by the coding sequence ATGGCCTTGGAATGGCGAGCGAGAGAGGAATCttcgccaaagaagctcgtcgctaGTCCTTGGGACGACGAAGCCCCTTTGGCTGGCGTCACGTCCCAGGCGTCTTGTGCTGCTTCAAGACCAAAGTGTAGTAAGAAATCCAGCTCGTTGGTTACACCGAAGAAAGGTGACTCCAAGTTTGGAAGCGCAACAGCTGATAATTCGACTCCTAATGGCCAACTCCGATCCTTTACCGACCTTCCTGCGACCTTGCTCTCTGAGATTCTTCAGCGTCTCGATGCCGATGAGCTCGGCCTTGTGTCCTGCGTCTCTCCTCTGCTCAATAGCATTGCGTCTGACCATTGTGGGTGGAAGGGTTTCTATTGCGAGAGGTGGGGCTCCCCGCCGGGGGTGGACGTTCCTGCTGGACCTGGCTTTCGGGACCAGAGGTTCTGGAAGGAGTTGTTCGTGGAAAGGGAGTTCAGAAGCAAATCGTTCATGGGGAGGTTCAGCATAGATGTCCTCCATGGCCACACTGAAGCTGTTCGAGCCGTATTTCTTCTGCAGACAGCTAAACTTATCTTCACCGGAGGGTATGACTCTGTCATCCGTATGTGGGACATGGAAGAAGGCTTGTCGGTCGCAGTGTCTCGCCCTCTTGGCTGCACGATTCGAGCTATCGCAGCTGATTCGGAGCTGTTGGTAGCCGGGGGAACGGATGCATTTCTGCAGTGCTGGAGAGCAATCAAAGGGCATCCGCACCTGTTTGACATCGCCGGTTTTTCCGTGAACCAGAACCCCAGCTTCCGCCTTTGGGGCCATGAAGGTCCAGTGACTTGCCTCGCATTGGATTCgatcagaatttatagtggttcatggGACATGAGTGTTCGTGTATGGGACCGAGCTCATTGTAAGTGCTTGAAGATATTGAGGCATGAAGATTGGGTGTGGTCTCTTTCTCCTCGACATGGCACCGTCGCTAGCACGGCTGGTAGAGATGCTTATGTTTGggacactgatagtggatgcctgaGGACTGTTATCCATAATTCCCATGTGGGCAATGCATACTCTTTGACTCGCAGCCGTTTGGGAGATCTTCTATTTACTGGAGGAGAAGATGGTGCAATTCACATGTTCGAGATTGGTCGCAACTGTAATGTTGAAGATGTCAAACCATCTGCAACTTGGGTTCCTCATACGGGTGCTGTTCATTCACTTTCTTTTGAGTTTCCATGGGTTGTGTCATCTTCAAGCGATGGTAGGGTTGCTCTGATTGATGTGAGGAAGCTGTTAAAGTCTGGTCGATCTCAGTCTCCAAGGCAGCATTCTAAGACCAGGTTCTCTGCTTCAGATGCAGTGGAAGCACCTCGAAGGATGCTACATGGCTTCGGTTGCAATCTTTTCTCTGTGGACATTGGCGCAGATAGGATCGTATGTGGTGGTGAGGAAGGCATTGTGAGGATCTGGAATTTCTCGCAGGCACTGGAGATTGCAAAGAGGGTCGAAGCCCTTAGAAGCGTGAGGCTGGAGAACCGGCTGAGGCAGCGCAAGGCTCACATTAAGATGGGTGGTAATGGTGCACGGTCCGATCAATGCTCTGTTGCAGCAAAAAGGAATCAGCTGAATGGAGAGCACACTGGCATTTGGCACGGTAAGCGTAACATGAGCTCATGCGGAAAGCTCAAGGCCTAG
- the LOC135628251 gene encoding uncharacterized protein LOC135628251 isoform X2, whose protein sequence is MSNLPQPHCLAPAFGGGPAPPPLSSAAGGGQPVRDRKIASAEQLVLDLCEPDLRENALGELSKREIFQDLAPLLWNAYGTIAALLQEIVSIYPFLSPPTLSPGASNRVCNALALLQCVASHPDTRILFLNAHIPLYLYPFLNTTSKTKPFEYLRLTSLGVIGALVKVDDTEVISFLLQTEIIPLCLRTMEMGSELSKTVATFIVQKILLDDVGLRYICATAERFYAVGQVLGSMVTSLAEQPSARLLKHIIRCYLRLSEHPRACGSLNNCLPNMLKDGSFNNYIDDPTTRHWLQQLLHNVGGINRVANLQGGLDHIIGS, encoded by the exons ATGTCTAACCTCCCGCAGCCGCACTGCCTCGCCCCTGCCTTCGGCGGAGGCCCCGCCCCTCCGCCCCTGTCGTCCGCCGCCGGGGGCGGGCAGCCCGTGAGGGACCGCAAGATCGCGTCCGCGGAGCAGCTCGTGCTGGATCTCTGTGAACCGGATCTCCGGGAGAACGCGCTGGGGGAGCTTTCCAAG AGAGAGATATTTCAAGATTTGGCTCCTTTGTTATGGAACGCATATGGGACAATTGCAGCACTCCTCCAA GAGATAGTTTCTATATACCCTTTTCTTTCACCTCCAACTTTATCACCAGGTGCATCAAATAGAGTCTGCAATGCTCTTGCCCTTCTTCAG TGTGTAGCATCACATCCTGATACACGAATTCTTTTCCTAAATG CACACATCCCTTTGTATTTGTATCCCTTTTTGAATACCACTAGTAAGACAAAGCCATTTGAGTATTTAAGATTGACCAGCCTGGGGGTTATTGGCGCCCTTGTAAAG GTTGATGACACGGAGGTAATTAGTTTTCTTCTTCAAACAGAAATAATTCCTTTGTGCCTGCGCACGATGGAGATGGGTAGTGAACTTTCAAAGACG GTTGCGACCTTTATTGTTCAAAAGATATTGTTGGATGATGTTGGGCTTCGGTACATTTGTGCTACCGCAGAACGTTTTTATGCTGTAGGTCAAGTGCTTGGATCCATGGTCACATCACTTGCTGAACAGCCATCTGCGAGACTCCTGAAGCATATAATTCGTTGTTACTTAAGGCTTTCGGAGCACCCAAG GGCATGTGGAAGTTTGAACAACTGTCTTCCCAATATGCTAAAAGACGGATCTTTTAACAATTATATT GATGATCCTACAACTCGGCACTGGCTGCAGCAGCTACTACACAATGTTGGTGGCATAAATCGGGTAGCCAATCTTCAGGGTGGACTCGATCATATTATCGGAAGTTAG
- the LOC135628251 gene encoding uncharacterized protein LOC135628251 isoform X1 has protein sequence MSNLPQPHCLAPAFGGGPAPPPLSSAAGGGQPVRDRKIASAEQLVLDLCEPDLRENALGELSKKREIFQDLAPLLWNAYGTIAALLQEIVSIYPFLSPPTLSPGASNRVCNALALLQCVASHPDTRILFLNAHIPLYLYPFLNTTSKTKPFEYLRLTSLGVIGALVKVDDTEVISFLLQTEIIPLCLRTMEMGSELSKTVATFIVQKILLDDVGLRYICATAERFYAVGQVLGSMVTSLAEQPSARLLKHIIRCYLRLSEHPRACGSLNNCLPNMLKDGSFNNYIDDPTTRHWLQQLLHNVGGINRVANLQGGLDHIIGS, from the exons ATGTCTAACCTCCCGCAGCCGCACTGCCTCGCCCCTGCCTTCGGCGGAGGCCCCGCCCCTCCGCCCCTGTCGTCCGCCGCCGGGGGCGGGCAGCCCGTGAGGGACCGCAAGATCGCGTCCGCGGAGCAGCTCGTGCTGGATCTCTGTGAACCGGATCTCCGGGAGAACGCGCTGGGGGAGCTTTCCAAG AAGAGAGAGATATTTCAAGATTTGGCTCCTTTGTTATGGAACGCATATGGGACAATTGCAGCACTCCTCCAA GAGATAGTTTCTATATACCCTTTTCTTTCACCTCCAACTTTATCACCAGGTGCATCAAATAGAGTCTGCAATGCTCTTGCCCTTCTTCAG TGTGTAGCATCACATCCTGATACACGAATTCTTTTCCTAAATG CACACATCCCTTTGTATTTGTATCCCTTTTTGAATACCACTAGTAAGACAAAGCCATTTGAGTATTTAAGATTGACCAGCCTGGGGGTTATTGGCGCCCTTGTAAAG GTTGATGACACGGAGGTAATTAGTTTTCTTCTTCAAACAGAAATAATTCCTTTGTGCCTGCGCACGATGGAGATGGGTAGTGAACTTTCAAAGACG GTTGCGACCTTTATTGTTCAAAAGATATTGTTGGATGATGTTGGGCTTCGGTACATTTGTGCTACCGCAGAACGTTTTTATGCTGTAGGTCAAGTGCTTGGATCCATGGTCACATCACTTGCTGAACAGCCATCTGCGAGACTCCTGAAGCATATAATTCGTTGTTACTTAAGGCTTTCGGAGCACCCAAG GGCATGTGGAAGTTTGAACAACTGTCTTCCCAATATGCTAAAAGACGGATCTTTTAACAATTATATT GATGATCCTACAACTCGGCACTGGCTGCAGCAGCTACTACACAATGTTGGTGGCATAAATCGGGTAGCCAATCTTCAGGGTGGACTCGATCATATTATCGGAAGTTAG
- the LOC135628251 gene encoding uncharacterized protein LOC135628251 isoform X5, with translation MKREIFQDLAPLLWNAYGTIAALLQEIVSIYPFLSPPTLSPGASNRVCNALALLQCVASHPDTRILFLNAHIPLYLYPFLNTTSKTKPFEYLRLTSLGVIGALVKVDDTEVISFLLQTEIIPLCLRTMEMGSELSKTVATFIVQKILLDDVGLRYICATAERFYAVGQVLGSMVTSLAEQPSARLLKHIIRCYLRLSEHPRACGSLNNCLPNMLKDGSFNNYIDDPTTRHWLQQLLHNVGGINRVANLQGGLDHIIGS, from the exons ATGAAG AGAGAGATATTTCAAGATTTGGCTCCTTTGTTATGGAACGCATATGGGACAATTGCAGCACTCCTCCAA GAGATAGTTTCTATATACCCTTTTCTTTCACCTCCAACTTTATCACCAGGTGCATCAAATAGAGTCTGCAATGCTCTTGCCCTTCTTCAG TGTGTAGCATCACATCCTGATACACGAATTCTTTTCCTAAATG CACACATCCCTTTGTATTTGTATCCCTTTTTGAATACCACTAGTAAGACAAAGCCATTTGAGTATTTAAGATTGACCAGCCTGGGGGTTATTGGCGCCCTTGTAAAG GTTGATGACACGGAGGTAATTAGTTTTCTTCTTCAAACAGAAATAATTCCTTTGTGCCTGCGCACGATGGAGATGGGTAGTGAACTTTCAAAGACG GTTGCGACCTTTATTGTTCAAAAGATATTGTTGGATGATGTTGGGCTTCGGTACATTTGTGCTACCGCAGAACGTTTTTATGCTGTAGGTCAAGTGCTTGGATCCATGGTCACATCACTTGCTGAACAGCCATCTGCGAGACTCCTGAAGCATATAATTCGTTGTTACTTAAGGCTTTCGGAGCACCCAAG GGCATGTGGAAGTTTGAACAACTGTCTTCCCAATATGCTAAAAGACGGATCTTTTAACAATTATATT GATGATCCTACAACTCGGCACTGGCTGCAGCAGCTACTACACAATGTTGGTGGCATAAATCGGGTAGCCAATCTTCAGGGTGGACTCGATCATATTATCGGAAGTTAG
- the LOC135628251 gene encoding uncharacterized protein LOC135628251 isoform X4: MKKREIFQDLAPLLWNAYGTIAALLQEIVSIYPFLSPPTLSPGASNRVCNALALLQCVASHPDTRILFLNAHIPLYLYPFLNTTSKTKPFEYLRLTSLGVIGALVKVDDTEVISFLLQTEIIPLCLRTMEMGSELSKTVATFIVQKILLDDVGLRYICATAERFYAVGQVLGSMVTSLAEQPSARLLKHIIRCYLRLSEHPRACGSLNNCLPNMLKDGSFNNYIDDPTTRHWLQQLLHNVGGINRVANLQGGLDHIIGS; encoded by the exons ATGAAG AAGAGAGAGATATTTCAAGATTTGGCTCCTTTGTTATGGAACGCATATGGGACAATTGCAGCACTCCTCCAA GAGATAGTTTCTATATACCCTTTTCTTTCACCTCCAACTTTATCACCAGGTGCATCAAATAGAGTCTGCAATGCTCTTGCCCTTCTTCAG TGTGTAGCATCACATCCTGATACACGAATTCTTTTCCTAAATG CACACATCCCTTTGTATTTGTATCCCTTTTTGAATACCACTAGTAAGACAAAGCCATTTGAGTATTTAAGATTGACCAGCCTGGGGGTTATTGGCGCCCTTGTAAAG GTTGATGACACGGAGGTAATTAGTTTTCTTCTTCAAACAGAAATAATTCCTTTGTGCCTGCGCACGATGGAGATGGGTAGTGAACTTTCAAAGACG GTTGCGACCTTTATTGTTCAAAAGATATTGTTGGATGATGTTGGGCTTCGGTACATTTGTGCTACCGCAGAACGTTTTTATGCTGTAGGTCAAGTGCTTGGATCCATGGTCACATCACTTGCTGAACAGCCATCTGCGAGACTCCTGAAGCATATAATTCGTTGTTACTTAAGGCTTTCGGAGCACCCAAG GGCATGTGGAAGTTTGAACAACTGTCTTCCCAATATGCTAAAAGACGGATCTTTTAACAATTATATT GATGATCCTACAACTCGGCACTGGCTGCAGCAGCTACTACACAATGTTGGTGGCATAAATCGGGTAGCCAATCTTCAGGGTGGACTCGATCATATTATCGGAAGTTAG